The Neoasaia chiangmaiensis sequence GGCCGATATGCAATCTGAACGCCGGCCCTTGCAGCAGGCCGCCGGGAATATTGCGCCGAATACCACCCGTGGTGGGAAGAACGAGGCTTTCATAGCCGCCCCAGGACGCACCCAGTCCGAACATCGCCAGTGCGTCAATCATGTCATGCATGGCGGAGACCGGCATTTCCGGCTGGAGTTCCACGCCGAAGAGTCCGCTGGCGCCACTGAAGTCCCGCAGCCAGAATTCATGTCCGGGGCATTCATCGAACGCGGGATGCAGGACACGCGCGACCTCCGGTCGTCCGCGCAGCCATTCCGCAATACGCAAGGCCGATTTCGCCTGATGCCCGAGCCGCACCGCCATGGTGCGCAAACCGCGCAAGGTCAGCCAGCAGTCGTCAGGGCCGGCAACCTGCCCAAGCTGGATCGCCGCGTCACGAAGAACGCGCCAATCGGCCTCATCCGCCACCGTCACGCTCCCAATGATCGCATCCGAATGACCGGCCGGGTATTTGGTCAGCGCCTGGATGGAGACGTCCACGCCATGGTCGAAAGGCTGGAACACCCCAATGCCCCATGTATTGTCGAGCATGAGTTTCGCACCATGCTCATGCGCCACGCGCGACAGCATCGGCACGTCCTGCACTTCGAATGTATGGCTCCCTGGACTCTCCGCAAAGACGATCCGCGTCTCTGGACGAATCAGGTCGCGCAACGCAGTTTCATCCAGAAGCGGCGGATAATAAGTCGTCTCGATCCCAAGACGACGAAGCATCGTATCGGCAAAGCGCCGCGTCGGAGAATATACGGCATCAGGCAATAACAGATGATCCCCCGCCGCCAGAAACGCCAGAAGCGGCGTCGTGCAGGCAGCAAGGCCGGAGGAGACAACCTGGCAATGCGTTCCGCCCTCGATCTGCGCGATCAGCCGCTCGAGTTGATGCTGTATCGGCGTTCCCATCGCGCCATAGACCAGTTCGTGGTCATGACTGCGTGTTCCATTCTCCCGCATCGACGCCAGATCCGGGAACAGGACGGTCGATCCGCGACTGACCGGTGAGTTGACGAAAACACCGTCAGCGGAAGCCGCATCGGGCCGTCCGCCCTGCACCAATGTCGAGGCCAACCGCTTCCAGCCACCGGATACACGCGCCGAAGGATCGGCTTGCTCTTCACTCATTTCCCGGTCATTCCCATACGAGTTCGGCATCAGTTTTCCTCAATCGGCAGCGCAGGGTCCGATCCCCATTCGACCCAGGAACCGTCATAGAGCCGCCCCGGGGGCAATCCCGCCAGAACAAGGCCCATCGTCAGTGTCGCCGCGGTGAGACCGGAACCACAGGTCGTAATGACCCGCTGCCCTTGCCAGCCTGCTTTTTCGAAACGCCCGCGCAACGCTGTCGCCTCCTTGTATCGTCCCCCTTCGGCCAGCAATTCGCCATACGGAATATTGACGGCACCCGGCATATGGCCGGCGCGCACCCCGGGGCGCGGTTCCAGTGCCTGCGCGGCGAAGCGCGCGGACGAGCGCGCATCCACGATCAGCGTCCCTGCATCGCCCAACGCGATCAGAACATCCCCGGCACCCGCCAGAAGGTCGTAGCGCGATCGCGTCCGATAGCCATCGACAGGCATATGGGCAACCGGCACGCCCTGCTCGACCACACCTCCGGCGGCCGCATAGGCCGCAAGACCGCCATCGAGCACGAAAACCTTCTCATGGCCGAAAAGCCTGGCGAGCCACCAGGCCCGGCTGGCGCCCACACTGCCCTGACGATCGTAA is a genomic window containing:
- the metC gene encoding cystathionine beta-lyase, which translates into the protein MSEEQADPSARVSGGWKRLASTLVQGGRPDAASADGVFVNSPVSRGSTVLFPDLASMRENGTRSHDHELVYGAMGTPIQHQLERLIAQIEGGTHCQVVSSGLAACTTPLLAFLAAGDHLLLPDAVYSPTRRFADTMLRRLGIETTYYPPLLDETALRDLIRPETRIVFAESPGSHTFEVQDVPMLSRVAHEHGAKLMLDNTWGIGVFQPFDHGVDVSIQALTKYPAGHSDAIIGSVTVADEADWRVLRDAAIQLGQVAGPDDCWLTLRGLRTMAVRLGHQAKSALRIAEWLRGRPEVARVLHPAFDECPGHEFWLRDFSGASGLFGVELQPEMPVSAMHDMIDALAMFGLGASWGGYESLVLPTTGGIRRNIPGGLLQGPAFRLHIGLEDVDELIADLDGGLAVLRASWAG
- a CDS encoding sulfurtransferase, with amino-acid sequence MMTGPLIRPDDDARIGDGTIYLDASILLPGQSGDPDADFREARLPNARRFDIDRLSDRETGLPHMAPTAGGFAKSMMLLGIRHDDPIVFYDRQGSVGASRAWWLARLFGHEKVFVLDGGLAAYAAAGGVVEQGVPVAHMPVDGYRTRSRYDLLAGAGDVLIALGDAGTLIVDARSSARFAAQALEPRPGVRAGHMPGAVNIPYGELLAEGGRYKEATALRGRFEKAGWQGQRVITTCGSGLTAATLTMGLVLAGLPPGRLYDGSWVEWGSDPALPIEEN